The Manihot esculenta cultivar AM560-2 chromosome 17, M.esculenta_v8, whole genome shotgun sequence genome contains the following window.
GTGATTTGAgggaaataaataaagaaagagagaaagtgaTTGAACTTTTATAGGAGACACGAGTGAGAAGGGGAATGATGGAGAGATCCCACGTGCAATGTAGATAATGCTGgggagatgatgatgatgatgtttgcctaatcctaatcctaatcctaatcatCATTATTAACTATGAATCCCATCTTTAACCAACTTATAATCACATCCCTTTGGACAAAATTTTGGTTTGTCGGCATCTATAGAGGActctcatgattttttttttaaacacgaaaccaaatcaaattaataacataaattttaaaaaaataataataatttcaagtaattttaaatttatatatttgtaatattatattaaaataattaagtgaaataaaagttaatttacaatttaaataatttaattattttttaattatcaagTGAAAATCATAACTATTGCATGTtgtctaaaattataattgtaaaaaaaaaaagagcaaagCAAAAGAGAAGTACCGTAAAGTTATTGGTTCTTAGATTCACAGAATGAGTTGTTTCACACCAATGGAATTCTACCTTGTTAAAAAAGTTGGCCGAAAGAACAAAAACACGACCTCTCGGGGCCCCAACACGACTTTGTCTTGTTTTTCTCCTTTGTCCCAGCCCAAGCTCCCAGCTGCCCGCTAATCATGtcaatttgaattatttttaataataaatactaaTAAATTGAATAACCACTATTAAATTAGccaattaaaaactaaattttttaaattaattcaaaaatccTACCTTTTTTTAAAGGTAAAATTGAATCCAGTTACTTCAAATTGACACCAACAATATTCTCTTTCATGGTTACTTCTGTCTCCATAAAAATAATTTGCGATTGCACTTGGTGTTCTGTCCGTTTCATTAAGACAATGCTTAATGTACTATGGTTGGTGGTCGTGATTATCGTTAATATCTTTCCCTATTACAACCACAAaacttatttttcaaaaaaatttaaattttaatcattaattagATTTCGGGCTCTAACGCATAAGAGTAAAAATTAGAATTATAaacgaatcgaatcgaattgaattttgaagagtttaaatttgattcgttaaaatttttttgaattcgAGTCGAATTCGAATTTTACTCGTTTCGAACTTAAAtcgaatattaaaaaattcaaatttgactcgtttagcaaacgagttTAGATGAGTCGAGTTTTTATCTAGTTTAGTTTCGATCATTTTACAAatagttcaatttatttatatatataataagttttagtttaaaattaatgagtttaaaattaaaataattttagttaaataaatatatttacaaattaacTCGTAAACTTATAagaatgagtttttaaatcttaatgattCAAATATATGTAAGTTTAAGAGTGTAGCTAAGTtatatagagctgaattttaaaaaaatttaagtttgactcatgaaaatatatacatagtttgaatttatttctcttatgataatAGTCTCAGTTTACTTAACGAAACTGTTTATGAACCTATTCGTAAGTCTACTCATGAATTCAGAAACGAGTCGAACTCATGAATTTTAACGAGTCGAATATTATGGAGTTCAAATTTGACTCGTTTACTAAAtgagcctaaaaattaagttcgagtttgattcgtttagaaatcgagtcaagttcgatcaaatttttattgaacTGAATTTTGAGTAGCTCACGaatgatttgatttatttacacctttaataaaaatataaaatgataattaaaataactgttttaaataattaataatcaatTATTATGTATTTCTAAACCTTTTAAATCACTTTAGTCAAAATAATTGATGCAAATTATTTTGACAATTAGAGTTTTGGAATATATGCAATGAGATGGATTGGCTtcaattatttgatattttcttcatagaaattattttatgtattttttaatatttagagcttttagaaatttaattaattgaaatcattttaattataaaatgtaaATTAAGAAGCTGAAGGAAAATAACTTTATCATTTtccaaaagaaaatattttttaaaattcgagaattttattaataatagtttttatgtataaatttgttaataaaatttattttttttgggaaagaataaattatcattttaaaaacCTTAATTTAACGTGAAAGACGCAAGAAGAATATTTTCACTTAAAAGAGGTAGTATGTTGTATTAGCGTAGCTTATAATTTTTCTGTCAAGATACGTACCCGTGGCAGACCCCACCCACCCCAGTCACTCTACTAAACGCGAGTGTAATGTACTTGCCAATCAAAAGCCACGCTGAAGCTCTACATTCTCCCTGAGCTAGCGTGCATAGACACGAGTTGCAGGTAACGTAGACAAAGAGCGGTCCCCTACAGCTACTAAAGTTTATCGCTTTTTGCAGAGCAAACCCCCTCGACTTTTACGCGGGTGCTTACTGCGTTATCTGCCGTCCTTTCTGCCATTGTCTCAGCCTTTCATCGTACTTTTTGGTCGTGTCAATCATACCCCCGCTACATACACGCGCCCCAACGCTCTGTGTGCCCCACTTCTCCTGACCGAACACGTGTTATCTCACTTCTCATTTTGAACTGCATACACCATCTGAACGGATTCTATCAAATTAGCAAGTCAGTTGAATTTCACGTTTTAGTTGTAAAAGaaagggtaaactgtaatttagtccctctggtttagtgaaatataacctttcgtccctctgttttaaaaaatctttaatttagtcactgtgatttttaaaaactatgcaaTTAGTCCCttccgttagattttcagttaaatcaccgttaattttagttaaaaagactaaaatacccattttctctcctttctcttcctcctcttctttttcttcttcttctttttcccgatctccttcttcttcttctcctcttctttttcttcttcttctccttttcgaTCTCCCTTTTTCCCGATAAGCATGGTGTAAATAAGCAAGGCCTTGTGCTGCTTCCAGGATGATTCGGTACCTCACTTCCCATTCCAAGCAACCTCCACTTCTTTCATGGAGGAGACTGCCTAGGCTTCCATTTGGCATATAATTGTACATAAGCAATCTTTGTGTTTCGATTCCAACAGCAACCCAAGAATCTGACAATGTTCTTGTGTCGGATAGAACCTAGGGTTTTTATTTTAGTGGAGAAGGAATCCTGAACTCCCCTAATGTCTAACCTGTCATTTTGAGAGTCTTTCTCTGCAGCCATTGTTGTTGGCCACAGCCATTGTTGTTCTCCCAGGCAAAGAAGACTGTCAACTGTGTCAACTTACCAAGCTCTGCTGGAATTGTGCCTGATATCTCATTAGTATCAAGCTGCAGCTGTAATAGTTTTGTTGCATTTGAAAGAACTGGTGGAATCGAACCAGAGATATTATTGTTGCTAAGCATAAGCTCTTCGAGGTTTGAAAGGTTTCCAAAAGACTGAGGTATGGCTCCAGAGAAAAAATTTAAGGACAAATCAATAACTATCGAACTTTTACAGTTGCCAATCTCTCCTGGAATAGTTCCATGAAAATTGTTCTGCCATAGTAACATCTTCTCCAGCTTCTGAAGTTTGAAGAAGGTGAAGATGAAGGAGAGCTGTGAAGCCAAGAAATAAGAGTATCAACTTCATTATTTGCTGCAGAAGCAGCACAAGCTAATGCAAGAATAACAACGAACAGATGGTGGTAGTGAATAGCGAAGGAGCTCAGCATTGGACGAAGCTCGTAGATGTTGAAGAGTTGCCTCGACATCGGCATTGGCAATGGCTTCAAATCCCcaaacctctctctctctctctctctctctaaactgATTCTTATCTTAAAACTCAACCCAGCACAGCTTTCTCTGCAAATAAGCAAGAACAAGAGAGAGAAACCAACAAAAacaagaaagagagaaagattAAAGATTTTCAACCACTCCACCATCTTCACCTCGGGGTTCTGTTCTTGCTTCATCTTTTTGGTCTTTGTTTATTTGAATAGATTCTTGGTAGAGTACTGGgttgtagaagaagaagaagaggagatcgggaaggagaagaagaagaagaagaggcggaagaggtaggagaaagaatgggtattttagtctttttaactaaaattaacggtgatttaactgaaaatctaacgggagggactaattgcatagtttttaaaaatcacagtgactaaattaaaggttttttaaaacagagggacgaaaggttatatttcactaaaccagagggactaaattacagtttaccctaAAAGAAAATTACTCATCCTCAGTAAAAAAACGTGAATTGGtaaaaattttatacatatttaatgtgacaataataataatagctcGGTTACaagttattataataaaataaaattatataataaaaattttataaattgatatgttattttattaataaaaaaattttaaatattattaatgacCGCTGAATTTTTTCAAACCAGTCGGAGGCCAAGCTCTCGATCGCGATCCATCGCTCAGAAGCTCACACACCCTCTGCACTAGTAGGTCTGGCCCTTTCGAGCTTTGATACCGAACTCCTCCGAATTTCTCAACCAGGCCGGTCTCGCCTTCACTGCACCTCGAGTCGAACTCTTTTGGACCCAGCTTTGCTCCTATCTCTCGGCCCAGTCCAGAACCAGAAGGAAGACTCATTCATCTGCCTTGTGGACCCATCTACACGCGCgtgaagaggatcagaggccaTTACATATGGGGCAGATATCTGATTTTCTCGTACGTCTGAATCAACGTAGTAGGGACAGGTGACCCAATGATATACGTTCTGTTAACACATCACTAgcacaaaagaaaacatataaaaggagaaatactctcttcTATATCTAAATTTTTTCTAAAGTTTATAGAActattgtaaaaccctattttctggatttcagatcatcaattataatttttaattttttattaaaatttatttatttttaaataaatcaattatttatcaaaaattactgtgaatatataaaatttataatgaatGTAATGGAGGGAGatgtttttaataaagaaaactcTTGGTTTAAGCTAAGGGTGACTGTGAACAAGGATACGTAATGGAGGATCTCGAAAACCGCCCCAGTGAGCTATGGATTGAAAAAAAGTACTCTTATCCCAAGATGTAGGGCGAAACGTGGCAGCCCATGTAGGATTTTGCCAAAAGGAAGTAAGGAACTAGACCGGTCCTTGTCGGATCAGACGCTGTCGGCTACCAATATGGTCACGTTGCTAACTTATCGTACGGCTACGAACGCCCCAAAACTTTAATTTCTCTGTCACCTCCACCCCCCACTTACTTACACCctcattattattaattattaaaataataatctcaatatttttttaattaaaataaattaattttctttccatttttcGCCCTGTATTCTATGAAGCAACTGTGCAGTGGGGCCTAACGGGCCAAAATGAAAACAACAAACCCAGTAGGCCGTAAACTGAGCCCGCCAATGCATTTGAGAGGGGCCATTGTTTAGAATTCAATAATTAAGggagttttaaataaattttatataatcaaGAAAATCAGATACATAAATAtgagataataaaatataatcttcactattttttataattattaatcaaattaaaaatatttttattgctcACTAATGATGAAATAAAAGATTATTAAATAAAACAGTGGAGGATGTTGAGTTAAAGAATAGAGAAGGTGTAGAGTGGATAGGGTTGTGCTTTAAAATATTCTTTGAAAGTTCTCTCTTTCATATAACTTTAAGAAGATTACATTTATCATAGTACTAAAATTTCATGTCCAATCATGCAAAATAGCCAATTGATAATTACCAACCAGTCAAGCAACATAAACAAGAAGCAATCCTTTGCTTCACAACTTAAGCCACTTATCCACACAATAtcactttatttatttagtgtgtcaatttaaataaaataaatatttttttttgagaaaacCGTAAAGAAAAATCGATAAAAAttcgtattaaaaatattattgtcgGGTCACACTTTTTTAGATAGTTATAATCGATTCGACAGAAAATAAGGAATAGTGTGTATTTTTCGTTTagaattttctgaaaaaaaatcgTTGTAATAAAAACTTCTGAATAGATATTTTATATCTGAACtaaattttttctgattaaagaatctcacataaaatatatttatattgatttttCCCGTCTTTAATGGTAAAAAAGAATGGTACCCAATGGCAATAGCATAGGATTGAATTTCCATGCAAATAAGATTTAACTTCTCTGTTCATAAATTAACAGCATAATACCCTTGAATTGACTGGCAGAGAATTTGGTTCCCAAATCAATAGAACCATGGTAAATTTGTTTGGATTGAACTCTCACTTAACAAGATGTTCTTCAATGTCAACAACTACCTCAGATAATATCTCACCAACCCTTTTGATCATCTGACTCTCCGGCGGTCGATACCGGTGCAACGGCGTGGAATTAGTGTCAAGGTAATGGAGAATTATTACCATAATAACAGAGGAAACAAACATGGGTATAGGACCAAAAAACCAGAGAAGCAAATCAAGAGCAAAATACAGTGCTCTAAGTCCAAGAGACCAGAAATCACCTCCTCTTATGACAGCAAGCTCCACATTTTTCACAGGTATGTCACTGTCTGGTGTGCTTATGAGATAATTAGCATGCACAAAGTGTCTTGCAGATTGAACAAAGCATGAGAAAGCTAGGAGAAAACAAGTGAGGAGGCTTATGTACTTGATGGAAATGGTGGAAGAACTAGTGTCTCCATAGACTAATTCACTTTGGAAGATGTTATTGGAGGAGTTCCCTAGCCATGCTCCAATTAGAGAGCTGAGAGTTAAGGAGACTGTTGCTAGAAAAGTTGCTGCTGAAGTATTGGAAGCTATAACAGCTAGAGCAATACTGGCATCTCTTTTATCTGCCTGCAAATCAAATACCACAGCTTGGTGACTGGATAATTTTTAAGTAGAGAGAAAGAGATTAATTAGTGAATGATACCTGCATAATTCTCTCAACCCAAGCTCTTTTGTCATTATTGTCAAAACCCATGACTGTGGTGTGAGGGAGATTGAGATATCTGTATAGAAGAAAGAGGTGATAACCAAACATGATCAGCAAGCCACTAGGAACCAATATCAAATCAAGATAGTCCTTCTTGAAATCCATGTTATTTTTTTCCCTTGCTTTTTCCAAACTAAATGATAATGAAAGGCTTCAAAACTTGGCTTCCTGCCATAAGAGGATTTGCTGGTGTTTATGGCAAGTTCTTGAGTTCCTTCATTTGGACTGCAGTGACAAGTTGCAATCTTTTATGTTGGATTCATGGATTCTGTAGGCATTTGGGCAgttaagaaaattatttaagcAACCTTACTTGCTGAAGCAAAATGATTAAACGTCGGGATCATTAGCCTCAATTATAGATTGTTTTCACCTGGATGTAGCAGTCATCCTTTAAGCATAAGCGTTTGCCTTTTGATGATTAAATTTAAGggtaatttacaatttagtccctgggtattgccattattaacaagtcagtccctgtattttcagaaacctattaaaacgtccttatgttttctctccgtcaacgaaatagtccttctatctatttttgccgttaaaaatatagtaaaaaactaaattacccccaattatttttctccacctcctccttccttttcttcttcattaattcttcttccttttgcttcttcttcttctgcttcttctcctttttcttcttcagcttctgcttcttcttcttcagcttctgttttttctccttcttcttctgcttcttctcctttttcttcttttgcttctttttcttctttttcttctttatcttcttcttcttcttctcattcttctccttcttcttcttctttttcttccttttcttctttctctccttcttcttcttcttctccttcttcttctttttcttctttctcttcttcttcttcttcttcttcttcttcttcttcttcttcttcttcttcttcttcttcttcttcttcggaggaggaggaggaggaggaggaggaggaggaggaggaagaggaaagaaaagatagggactattttgttgataaaaagaaacaataaggatgttttaatagatctgagaaaagatagggactatttcgttgacaaaaagaaacaataaggacgttttaatatatttctaaaaatatagggagagacGATTTCGTTGATAGAAAAaaacgatgaggagggactatttcgttgacttaaataaacgacaaggatgttttaatagatgtgagaaaagatagggactatttcattgatggaaaaaaataataaggacgttttaatagatatgaaaaaagataaaaatattttaatagatttttgaaaatgtaaggactaacttgttaataattacaatatacaaggactaaataaatggttttatttgagggtaaaattggattttaaaaattttctctctcctcctttatctaattttaacggaaaataggacggaaggactatttcgttgacggaaataaaacataaggacgttttaataggtttctgaaaatacagggactgacttattaataatggcaatacccagggactaaattgtaaattaccCTAAATTTAATGATACCGAAATAGTAAAATCACTTATTAGAATCTTAAATCACCTTTCTTCTCTCATcttttgatcaagcataatttagccacatttttatcataattattgttgcttatttacacattttttagtttaatttattgtatttatcttgtttttacagaaaaggaagaaattagaaaatgggagaaaaagtgcagaaaaagtacagaaggatgatttgcccagtgatttgcccaagatcaccagCTAAACtactccaatcactgcccagatcaagctaaagcagaaacccggaggcaacagacagcactgatatgggcagtgatttgacaagaaactcgaagatcactggccaaatcactcgcagagacatagaggaccgactcacagagaagcgatctggtcagtgatttgcccaatcacttgaagaaactggtcaaatcaccgggcaaatcactttgacagcagaaacttacagcagagcgggaaaatgggcagaaaacagaaatccgaattttcagaagtccaaatccaatccaatcacttccaacacaaaaccaagagccacgaaagagtctctcatccaaggaattccaattgcaattaaaatcaacatcaaaagaggagtcaaacaccaaatcaaagagggatttcaaaaccctagatggagagaaattctgcagctataaaaggagagcctccaaaccagcaaaaggatcttctgatcagcaactcaactcgccagaaactctccagcatcttcctttttcttttcttttcatctttttgtgtatttagtccaccatgagtggctaaactcctccttttctagttgaagttgagaatattcagatttgtgatgaattgggaggtttaatactccattgttgaactcttgtttgtttcaatatttatgcaaactgatcttttccataattattactttgcttttagaatcaataagggcccattgcttttaaattgcttaagtaatattgtttgaatgatttaggtctgtaattgcttaggttgttcaaatacacatttaatcaagttgcataatctaaacttgaccacgcggttggcaaggatagaattgggtttttataagtcttaatgcagtcaacagttgttcgatgctacaatgccccaaggacgttccttggcaacttgttgattagtgtttgattagcgaacgtttcctaatcaaactagaactaatgaagaatttggattgtgagaagcgtcttccacaaccaaaactgatttattgaaatcaaataggagtctttaataatcaatgatcaattctgaacaaactgaattagactcacacttcagctagaatctctttctcattgaaattctcatctatttaaattattgctttcttttgctatttaattttaatcatcaaatcaaaacccccctcttttaattacttgttatttacttgacctagtcattattaggaaaatcattggtgtcaattccctgtggttcgaccctattgccactatctacaagtttattgttgattgtttaataggtttatttttgacggcttcgacaaccgcttatcaaaaattggcgtcgttgccggggacttgatctaactaacgtattttccctttatgaccaggtctggccgtaaagacagtcttctttacgacccagagattgaaaaaactgccaagagcttaaggaagcaagcaaatttgaggaaccaagcctcaaaaccatcttcatcaacaactccacctcacagaccacctactgcccctgctgaagaaatttctgcaccagcagaaacttccacCACCGCACCTGCTACAGCAGAATTTTTACCAGAAACCGAATTTCTGgtcatggcagaaaatccagcaatggcagcaccacctgctgcacatgtagaagctgaaaatcaagcaagaaacgtgcccatccaagcaccacagccacgggagagaactcttggagagttagctgaaccagcaggagatcaagcacccttatgcattgaatatcccctattgacagcaccattcgagctaaggacaggtctgattcatctccttcctaaattcagaggcctagagaatgaagatcctcacaagcatttgaaggcattccacgttgtgtgctcaaccatgagaccccaaggcattccagaagacgatatcaagcttagagccttccctttctcccttgaagactatgccaaagaatggctattctacttgccacccggatccatcacatcatgggctgatatggtaagagcattcttgagaaaattctttccaacctcaaaagccataggcatccgtcgggaaataagtggcataaagcaaaagcactctgaaggcttgtatgagtactgggagaggttcaaaaagttgtgcacaagctgccctcggcatgatatttctgaccaatctctcattgagtacttctatggaggtttgctacccttagagagaaaatttattgacgcagcctgtggaggaacaattgaaaaaaaatcacctcgagagatgagggacttaatttcctccatggctgcagcttctcaacaatttggagaccaagaactgccaacaaggaatgtaaatgaggtgagtaattccactttatcatcccaactttctgaactcaccaatgctgtccgtagccttgttgtgagtcaaacccaacaagtccagc
Protein-coding sequences here:
- the LOC110605664 gene encoding uncharacterized protein LOC110605664, translating into MDFKKDYLDLILVPSGLLIMFGYHLFLLYRYLNLPHTTVMGFDNNDKRAWVERIMQADKRDASIALAVIASNTSAATFLATVSLTLSSLIGAWLGNSSNNIFQSELVYGDTSSSTISIKYISLLTCFLLAFSCFVQSARHFVHANYLISTPDSDIPVKNVELAVIRGGDFWSLGLRALYFALDLLLWFFGPIPMFVSSVIMVIILHYLDTNSTPLHRYRPPESQMIKRVGEILSEVVVDIEEHLVK